The Bacteroidota bacterium genome has a window encoding:
- the rlmN gene encoding 23S rRNA (adenine(2503)-C(2))-methyltransferase RlmN gives MPENTTKKNIRALSLEELQAWFMDHGYTKFRGKQVYEWLWKKTAHEFDVMSNLPLPLRETLKEHFVINGVAIDTFQVSSDRTIKNAFRLHDGNIVEGVLIPTDTRMTACVSSQVGCSLTCKFCATGRLERLRNLDADEIYDQVALIRRQSEERYQQPLSNIVFMGMGEPLLNYANVLRAIDRIGSQDGLGMAMKRITVSTAGIAKMIRKLGDDKVKFNLALSLHAANDAKRAQIMPINDTNNLDVLEEALNYFYEHTGSRVTFEYIVFNNFNDTLQDAHELLLYCRKVKAKVNIIEYNPIEGGEFSNAREDRFKAFIQYLLDNGVILNIRRSRGKDIDAACGQLANKNEGAVVRLKRG, from the coding sequence TCGCGGGAAGCAGGTCTATGAGTGGCTGTGGAAGAAGACCGCGCACGAGTTCGATGTGATGTCGAACCTACCCCTGCCCCTGCGCGAGACCCTGAAGGAGCATTTCGTGATCAACGGCGTGGCGATCGACACCTTCCAGGTGAGCAGCGACCGCACCATCAAGAACGCTTTTCGCTTACACGACGGCAACATCGTGGAGGGCGTACTCATCCCCACCGACACGCGCATGACCGCCTGCGTCTCCTCGCAGGTCGGCTGCAGCCTCACCTGCAAGTTCTGCGCGACCGGTCGCCTCGAGCGCCTGCGCAACCTCGACGCCGACGAGATCTACGACCAGGTGGCCCTCATCCGCCGGCAGTCGGAAGAACGGTACCAGCAGCCCCTGTCGAACATCGTCTTCATGGGCATGGGCGAGCCCCTGCTCAACTACGCCAACGTGCTCCGCGCGATCGACCGCATCGGCTCGCAGGACGGACTGGGCATGGCCATGAAGCGGATCACCGTGAGCACGGCCGGCATCGCCAAGATGATCAGGAAGCTGGGCGACGACAAAGTGAAATTCAACCTCGCCCTCTCCCTGCACGCCGCGAACGACGCCAAGCGGGCGCAGATCATGCCGATCAACGACACGAACAACCTCGACGTCCTCGAGGAAGCCCTGAACTATTTCTACGAGCACACCGGCTCCCGCGTCACCTTCGAGTACATTGTCTTCAATAATTTCAACGACACCCTCCAGGACGCGCACGAGCTCCTGCTCTACTGCCGCAAGGTGAAAGCCAAGGTGAACATCATCGAATACAACCCCATCGAAGGCGGGGAATTCAGCAACGCCCGGGAAGACCGTTTCAAGGCCTTCATCCAATACCTGCTCGACAACGGCGTCATTCTCAACATCCGTCGCTCCCGCGGCAAAGACATCGACGCCGCCTGCGGGCAGTTGGCGAATAAGAATGAGGGGGCGGTGGTGAGGTTGAAGAGGGGTTAA
- a CDS encoding ATP-binding protein → MPAFHYVVKAKLIRHKKKDGELEFLQFEEKFEDDNPIKARNLAFKRYQSYIDVLLEGKNKKYVSDKQARVDLVSFIDPGTKSKINIENKQVEFSDAFGNGIGVFLVLNAPDQGTLFSESVSEELFIHGIGNIAYFPFDSDDLILHLEEEYNYYQSYHCDTNNQDIEVVYCSRDEWEAGHWEEEPAKYHIIETPFDWSGLDKPFWWGEPRVEKVSELQPPPKSIEQILREGESNTVEFKPALVYNFKTGKAGIGIKNIIAKTICAFLNSNGGLLFIGVTDEGVPQGLSFDYSLSDSKNKRDFIHLEFDQMIDYFMSPVVRNYVSTQFYEINGSEIFMVSVMPSKRRPIFLKNGDQKEFYVRGEASSRRIIEIEEIVNYCIDKWGANG, encoded by the coding sequence ATGCCGGCATTCCATTATGTAGTTAAGGCTAAACTAATTCGACATAAGAAAAAAGATGGCGAGTTAGAGTTTTTGCAATTTGAAGAAAAGTTTGAGGATGATAATCCGATAAAGGCAAGAAATTTAGCTTTTAAACGTTATCAAAGCTACATAGATGTACTTTTAGAGGGAAAGAACAAAAAGTATGTATCAGACAAGCAGGCTAGGGTGGATTTGGTATCATTTATAGATCCTGGCACTAAATCAAAGATAAATATTGAAAACAAGCAGGTTGAATTTAGTGATGCTTTTGGTAATGGGATTGGTGTGTTTTTAGTTCTGAACGCCCCGGATCAAGGCACTCTATTTTCTGAATCAGTAAGTGAAGAGTTGTTTATTCACGGAATCGGCAATATCGCTTATTTCCCATTTGATTCTGACGATTTGATTTTACACCTGGAAGAGGAGTATAATTACTATCAATCCTATCATTGCGATACCAATAATCAGGATATTGAAGTAGTGTATTGCAGCAGAGATGAATGGGAGGCGGGTCATTGGGAAGAAGAGCCGGCAAAGTATCACATTATTGAGACCCCTTTCGATTGGTCGGGGCTTGACAAACCCTTTTGGTGGGGAGAGCCTCGGGTGGAAAAGGTCTCAGAGTTGCAACCACCACCTAAATCCATAGAGCAAATTCTACGAGAAGGAGAAAGCAATACGGTGGAATTTAAGCCAGCTTTAGTCTATAATTTCAAAACCGGGAAAGCCGGTATTGGCATTAAGAATATTATCGCTAAAACCATTTGTGCATTCCTGAATTCAAATGGAGGCTTATTGTTTATTGGAGTTACTGATGAAGGTGTTCCGCAAGGTTTGTCCTTTGACTATTCGCTCTCAGATTCAAAGAACAAAAGAGACTTTATCCATCTGGAATTCGACCAAATGATTGACTATTTTATGTCTCCTGTTGTTAGAAATTATGTATCAACTCAATTTTATGAGATAAATGGGAGCGAGATATTCATGGTATCTGTTATGCCCAGCAAGCGTAGGCCAATATTTCTGAAAAATGGAGATCAAAAGGAATTCTATGTAAGAGGTGAGGCTTCTAGTCGTAGAATTATTGAAATAGAAGAAATTGTAAATTATTGTATCGATAAGTGGGGTGCCAACGGTTAA
- a CDS encoding SAM-dependent DNA methyltransferase, with the protein MSTEQQNTSSIISKVWSFATVLRDDGVGYGDYLEQLTYLLFLKMADEFSKPPYSRDLKIPKKYNWQSLTDKKGAELFDHYVNTLHTLSNAKGFLGQIFTKSQNKINDPSKLARLIAMIDGESWSTMGADLKGKIYEGLLEKNAEDTKSGAGQYFTPRALIRAMVACVRPEPMKTIADPACGTGGFFLAAYDFLADRNNYTLDKKQKEFLKLKTFYGNEIVANTRRMALMNLFLHNIGDFDSENFISPADALISDSGLRVDYVLANPPFGKKSSMTFTNEEGEQDTEDLTYNRQDFFVTTSNKQLNFVQHIKTMLKADGKAAVVLPDNVLFEGGAGETIRKKLLEGTNLHTILRLPTGIFYKQGVKANVLFFDNKPASKTPWTREVWFYDFRTNIHFTLKKNPLRFEDLADFIKCYHPENIAKRKETYDARKNPEGRWRRFTYEEIIARDKTSLDITWIKDKSLTDLDNLPDPDVLAEEIIENLEAGIESFREVMAGVR; encoded by the coding sequence ATGAGTACTGAACAACAGAACACTTCCAGCATCATCTCCAAAGTCTGGAGCTTCGCCACCGTACTCCGCGACGACGGGGTGGGCTATGGCGATTACCTGGAGCAGCTTACCTACCTGCTGTTTTTAAAGATGGCGGACGAGTTCAGCAAGCCGCCCTACAGCCGGGACCTGAAGATCCCGAAGAAGTACAACTGGCAAAGTCTGACCGACAAGAAAGGCGCGGAGCTGTTCGATCATTACGTGAACACCCTGCACACGCTGTCCAACGCCAAGGGCTTCCTCGGGCAGATCTTTACTAAGAGCCAGAACAAGATCAACGATCCTTCCAAGCTGGCCCGTCTCATCGCCATGATCGACGGGGAAAGTTGGAGCACCATGGGTGCCGACCTGAAGGGCAAGATCTACGAAGGCCTGCTGGAGAAGAACGCCGAGGACACCAAGAGCGGCGCCGGACAGTACTTCACCCCGCGGGCCCTCATCCGGGCCATGGTGGCCTGCGTGCGTCCCGAGCCCATGAAGACCATCGCCGACCCGGCCTGCGGCACGGGCGGGTTCTTTCTCGCTGCCTACGATTTCCTCGCCGACCGGAACAATTACACACTCGACAAGAAACAGAAGGAGTTTCTGAAACTGAAGACCTTTTACGGAAACGAGATCGTAGCCAACACCCGCCGCATGGCGCTGATGAACCTCTTCCTGCACAACATCGGCGACTTCGACAGCGAGAACTTCATTTCACCCGCCGATGCCCTCATCTCCGACAGCGGCCTCCGCGTGGATTACGTGCTCGCCAACCCGCCTTTCGGTAAAAAGAGCAGCATGACTTTCACCAACGAAGAAGGCGAGCAGGATACCGAAGACCTGACCTATAACCGGCAGGACTTCTTCGTCACCACCAGCAACAAGCAGCTCAACTTCGTGCAGCACATCAAAACCATGCTCAAAGCCGACGGCAAAGCAGCGGTGGTACTGCCCGACAACGTGTTGTTCGAGGGCGGAGCCGGAGAGACCATCCGGAAAAAGCTGCTGGAAGGGACCAACCTGCACACCATCCTGCGCCTGCCCACCGGCATTTTCTACAAGCAGGGCGTAAAAGCCAACGTGCTGTTCTTCGATAACAAGCCCGCCTCCAAGACGCCCTGGACCAGAGAGGTCTGGTTCTACGATTTCAGGACCAACATCCATTTCACCCTGAAAAAGAATCCGTTACGATTCGAAGACTTGGCGGATTTCATTAAGTGTTACCATCCGGAGAACATCGCCAAACGCAAGGAAACCTACGACGCCCGGAAGAACCCCGAAGGCCGCTGGCGCAGGTTCACCTACGAGGAGATCATCGCCCGCGACAAGACCAGCCTCGACATCACCTGGATCAAAGACAAAAGCCTCACCGACCTCGACAACCTCCCCGACCCGGACGTCCTGGCCGAGGAGATCATCGAGAACCTGGAAGCGGGGATTGAGAGCTTTCGGGAGGTGATGGCGGGGGTGAGGTAA
- a CDS encoding type II toxin-antitoxin system death-on-curing family toxin: MQRVEIYKDKGSKAQVEVRFEEETVWLSQAQMASLFGQTKQNISLHITNCFKEKELSRKATVKESLTVRKEGNRQVTRKIEYYNLDVIISVGYRVKSNRGTQFRQWATQRLKDYLIEGLAINEKRLQQKEQEIRILHDGIRILSRVIEQETGQDENAWLRQFSQGLKLLDDYDHEKLDRSGKRKAAAYFPTPVEYKAIIDHMRSSFNSDLFGKKKDDSFDSAINQIRQTFGRKDIYPSIEEKAAVLLYLIVKNHAFVDGNKRIAAACFLLFLERNQLLFDANGSAIISNDALAALTLFVASSKSEEMDTVKRLIISILNRSKQ; the protein is encoded by the coding sequence ATGCAACGTGTCGAAATATATAAAGACAAGGGCAGTAAAGCTCAGGTGGAGGTGCGGTTTGAAGAAGAGACCGTATGGCTGAGTCAGGCTCAAATGGCGTCACTTTTTGGGCAGACTAAACAAAATATCAGCCTGCATATAACAAATTGTTTTAAAGAGAAAGAGTTATCAAGAAAAGCAACTGTCAAGGAATCCTTGACAGTTCGAAAAGAAGGGAACAGGCAGGTTACCCGGAAGATTGAGTATTACAATCTGGATGTGATCATTTCAGTAGGTTATAGAGTAAAATCCAACCGGGGGACTCAGTTTCGACAGTGGGCAACACAACGCCTGAAAGATTACCTGATAGAAGGGCTTGCCATAAACGAGAAACGGCTACAGCAAAAGGAACAGGAAATCAGAATATTACACGACGGGATCAGGATTCTCAGCAGGGTCATCGAGCAAGAAACCGGTCAGGATGAGAACGCTTGGCTCCGGCAATTTAGCCAGGGATTAAAGCTGCTCGATGATTACGATCATGAAAAGCTTGATCGAAGCGGAAAGCGCAAGGCCGCCGCGTATTTCCCAACCCCGGTCGAGTACAAGGCTATCATTGACCATATGCGTTCGAGCTTTAACTCGGATCTTTTTGGTAAGAAGAAAGATGACAGTTTTGATAGTGCGATCAATCAGATCCGGCAGACCTTTGGCAGAAAGGACATATACCCCAGCATCGAAGAAAAAGCCGCGGTGCTATTGTATCTGATTGTAAAAAACCATGCATTTGTGGATGGCAATAAACGCATTGCAGCGGCCTGCTTTTTACTTTTTTTAGAGCGGAATCAATTGCTCTTTGATGCCAACGGCAGTGCCATCATTAGCAATGACGCGCTGGCCGCTCTTACACTATTTGTCGCTTCAAGTAAAAGCGAAGAAATGGATACAGTGAAACGACTGATCATTAGCATTCTTAACCGGAGTAAACAATGA
- a CDS encoding restriction endonuclease subunit S, with amino-acid sequence MTKDSLPKGWVCIELGFFMKRGTGVVNPALFPKEEFDLYSIPAYDNLVPEKLLGTQIGSSKKVVQECDVLLSRIVPHIQRSWIVGPSQGRRQIGSSEWIIFDGSKISAEYLRYFLLSYDFHQKFMKTISGVGGSLTRANPNLTAEFSFPLPPLPEQHRIVTKIEELFASLDKGIEALKTAQQQLKVYRQAVLKYAFEGRLTHPDLKEGELPEGWIKTTTGKLIETISNGYTPDKKYLTDAQGEIPFIKIYNLNFDGTLNYKKNPTFIPRSIHERELKRSRCYPGDVLINIVGPPLGKVSIVTSHYPEWNINQAIVLFRPNAKVSSKYLSYFLQSPVTIDWLENTSKATAGQWNVKVSTCRQIPISLPTSSRYQLKVVEEIEARLSSSENLREIIELGLHQSEALRQSILKKAFEGKLVSQDPNEEPASVLLERIRAGRVASAPLNKPVAKKGRRVKA; translated from the coding sequence ATGACAAAAGATAGTTTGCCTAAAGGATGGGTTTGTATTGAGCTAGGGTTCTTCATGAAGAGAGGTACTGGCGTAGTTAACCCGGCTCTTTTCCCGAAGGAAGAGTTCGACCTATATAGTATTCCGGCCTATGACAATCTTGTCCCAGAGAAACTATTAGGTACACAAATTGGATCATCAAAAAAGGTTGTCCAAGAGTGCGATGTGTTGTTGTCGCGAATCGTCCCTCACATTCAAAGAAGCTGGATTGTGGGTCCAAGTCAAGGTAGAAGACAGATTGGATCCAGTGAATGGATAATCTTTGATGGCAGTAAGATTTCAGCAGAGTATCTGAGATACTTTCTGTTGAGTTATGATTTTCACCAGAAATTTATGAAAACGATATCTGGTGTGGGAGGGTCACTGACAAGAGCAAATCCGAATCTTACTGCTGAATTTTCATTTCCTCTCCCTCCCCTCCCCGAACAACACCGCATCGTAACCAAGATCGAGGAGTTGTTTGCCAGTCTGGACAAAGGCATCGAAGCCCTCAAGACCGCGCAGCAGCAGCTCAAGGTGTACCGGCAGGCGGTGTTGAAGTATGCGTTTGAAGGGCGGCTGACCCATCCGGATTTGAAGGAGGGGGAGTTGCCGGAGGGGTGGATAAAAACTACTACTGGTAAACTGATTGAGACAATTAGCAATGGATATACACCTGATAAGAAGTACTTAACAGACGCTCAGGGGGAAATTCCCTTTATTAAAATTTACAATTTGAATTTTGATGGTACATTAAATTATAAGAAGAATCCAACATTTATTCCAAGGTCAATTCATGAAAGGGAATTGAAGAGATCAAGATGTTATCCCGGAGATGTATTAATCAACATTGTTGGACCACCACTAGGCAAGGTGTCAATTGTTACAAGCCATTATCCTGAATGGAATATTAATCAAGCAATAGTTTTATTCAGGCCTAATGCTAAAGTTTCATCAAAATATTTGTCTTACTTTTTGCAATCGCCAGTAACTATAGATTGGCTTGAAAATACATCAAAAGCGACTGCGGGTCAATGGAATGTCAAAGTCTCAACCTGTCGTCAGATTCCTATTTCGCTTCCGACATCCTCACGTTATCAACTGAAAGTTGTGGAGGAGATAGAAGCGCGCCTATCCTCAAGCGAGAATTTGAGGGAAATCATCGAATTAGGACTCCATCAATCTGAAGCCCTCCGCCAAAGCATCCTTAAAAAGGCCTTCGAAGGCAAGCTGGTATCCCAGGACCCCAACGAAGAACCGGCCAGTGTGTTGCTGGAGCGGATCCGGGCCGGTCGTGTTGCATCAGCTCCCTTGAATAAACCCGTGGCGAAAAAAGGACGAAGAGTAAAAGCATAA
- a CDS encoding putative DNA binding domain-containing protein, producing MIDQEQLIILLKELTAMPRECEWVEFKLNNSDPQEIGELISALSNSACYHGVKIAYLVYGVEDGSHALIGTKFHPLTEKKGSQELENWLATQLDPRIDFAIYEFSFEGKHFALFQIEATRNTPVLFKGESYIRVGSYKKRLDDHPERERKIWRREDNAFFESESATQDISGAEVLELLDFGSYFTLLGMPVPTDPQGILARLTDDKLIARRTEGVYRITNLGALAIGKDVERFGRLARKSVRVIVYQGVNRTKTKREQVGSKGYAIGFEGLVRFISEQAPSREVIEGALRKELPDYPVIAIRELVANALIHQDFSVGGASPMVEMFDDRIEITNPGRPLIEALRFVDHSPESRNELLARMMRRLKICEERGSGMDKVILACEEHKLPSPKIDVGNNHTRISLYGPRPFRDLDKGEKIRACYHHACLKYVSGQYMTNQSLRERFGIDDHNAAIASRIISDTIDRGLVKDSDPRNSSRKHVKYVPFWV from the coding sequence ATGATTGATCAGGAGCAACTTATTATCCTGTTAAAGGAGCTCACCGCCATGCCACGAGAGTGTGAATGGGTTGAGTTCAAGTTGAATAACAGTGATCCGCAGGAGATCGGTGAACTGATTTCTGCGTTGAGTAACAGCGCTTGTTATCATGGGGTGAAAATAGCCTATCTGGTCTATGGGGTAGAGGATGGAAGTCATGCCTTGATTGGCACGAAATTTCATCCTCTGACTGAGAAGAAGGGGAGTCAGGAGTTGGAGAATTGGCTTGCTACTCAACTTGATCCCCGGATTGACTTCGCTATCTATGAATTCAGTTTTGAAGGGAAGCATTTCGCACTCTTCCAAATAGAGGCTACCAGAAATACACCGGTACTTTTCAAAGGCGAATCGTATATACGTGTTGGTTCTTACAAGAAACGACTCGATGATCACCCTGAGCGAGAGCGTAAGATCTGGAGACGAGAGGACAATGCGTTTTTCGAATCGGAATCTGCAACACAAGACATTTCAGGTGCTGAAGTTTTAGAACTGCTCGATTTCGGTTCTTATTTCACGCTTCTCGGTATGCCAGTACCAACTGATCCGCAAGGAATCTTAGCCCGTTTAACGGATGATAAGCTTATTGCAAGACGTACGGAGGGTGTTTATCGCATTACGAATCTGGGAGCTCTTGCCATCGGGAAAGATGTTGAGCGATTCGGTCGATTGGCGAGAAAGTCTGTACGCGTCATTGTATATCAAGGTGTAAATCGTACCAAGACTAAGCGGGAACAAGTCGGAAGCAAAGGATATGCAATTGGGTTCGAGGGTTTGGTACGTTTTATTTCGGAACAGGCACCAAGTCGAGAAGTGATCGAAGGGGCTCTCAGAAAGGAACTGCCAGATTATCCGGTTATTGCCATTCGAGAACTTGTTGCAAATGCCCTGATTCACCAGGATTTTTCTGTGGGAGGGGCGTCTCCCATGGTAGAAATGTTTGATGATCGAATTGAGATCACTAATCCGGGTAGACCGTTAATCGAAGCTCTGCGTTTTGTTGACCATAGCCCGGAAAGCCGAAATGAGTTGCTCGCGCGTATGATGCGTAGATTGAAAATTTGTGAAGAACGCGGGAGTGGAATGGATAAGGTCATCCTGGCCTGCGAAGAACATAAACTTCCTTCCCCTAAGATTGATGTTGGGAATAACCATACGCGGATTAGTCTTTACGGCCCCCGCCCGTTTCGAGACCTTGATAAAGGTGAAAAGATCAGGGCATGTTACCACCATGCATGCCTCAAGTACGTTTCCGGTCAATACATGACCAACCAGTCACTTCGTGAACGTTTTGGAATCGACGACCACAATGCTGCAATAGCTTCCCGTATCATTTCAGATACGATCGACAGAGGCTTGGTGAAAGACTCTGATCCTCGAAACTCTTCCAGAAAACACGTAAAGTATGTTCCATTCTGGGTCTAA
- a CDS encoding DEAD/DEAH box helicase family protein: protein MPRNQNPEQIARDRIDQLLEESGWLVQDFRRMNLAAGMGVAVREYKTDVGPADYVLFADQKPVGIIEAKRIEEGSKLSSHEKQVEEYSKSKLKYIDNEPLPFIYLSTGDFTRFTDARDPKPRFREVFTFHRPETLAKWMRKGKSLRKALHNDIPALITEGLRDCQIDAITNLEKSFALAKPKALVQMATGSGKTFTAITSVYRLLKHAKADRVLFLVDTKNLGEQAEGEFRKYQPQDDNRLFPELYGVTRLTSSYIPPDSQVYICTIQRLYSILRGTELDESAEQDNPNEFSNNGEQHQVVYNPKLPVEFFDFIFIDECHRSIYNVWKQVLDYFDALQVGLTATPDNRTFGYFNQNVVSDYGYEKAVIDGVLVPYNVYTIETHITKHGAAIQMGERVDKRERLTRKKFWETVDEDVEYSGKQLDKDIVNPSTIRTIIREVKEQLKHMFPDRFDAEGQFEVPKTLIFAKTDSHAEDIIEIVREEFNEGNDFCKKITYQSKEDPKTILNSFRNSYYPRIAVTVDMIATGTDIRPLEVLLFMRDVKSRSYYEQMKGRGTRTCSVEELRKTGTPSARFSKDHFVIIDAIGVEQSQKTDSRPLEKAPGMSLKEVLERIAVGDRSEEMMTTLANRLLRLDKQINEHEKEQFVQKAEGKSIQQVVRMLLTAHDPDVRDDIRVAVNKEMKGQAPIAIDKEIKKREQKLLEESVQCFHNPDLREYIVDVRRKYDQIIDVINLDSVTKSGWVKDQKSHAEELVNHFKVWIEEHKNEITALQIFYSQPYRRRELTYQMIRELSERILLERPLLAPMKVWKAYAELEQAEGSPKNELVALVSLIRRVAGIDQTLTSYDKTVDKNFADWVWKRQAGAGMKFTDEHMHWLRMIKDHIAGSIHLDADDLDYTPFDALGGRGKMWQLFGAETENIIVELNEVLAA, encoded by the coding sequence ATGCCCCGCAACCAAAACCCCGAACAAATCGCCCGCGACCGGATCGATCAGCTTTTGGAAGAAAGCGGTTGGTTGGTGCAGGATTTTAGGCGGATGAACCTGGCTGCCGGTATGGGGGTGGCGGTGCGTGAATACAAGACGGATGTGGGTCCGGCTGATTATGTACTTTTTGCTGATCAGAAGCCGGTTGGAATTATCGAAGCCAAGCGGATTGAGGAGGGGAGCAAGCTGTCTTCCCACGAGAAACAGGTGGAAGAATACTCCAAATCCAAGCTTAAATATATTGATAATGAGCCGCTTCCGTTCATTTACCTGAGTACCGGAGATTTCACCCGCTTTACTGATGCCCGGGACCCGAAGCCCCGTTTCCGGGAGGTGTTCACATTCCACCGGCCGGAGACTTTGGCAAAGTGGATGCGTAAGGGCAAGTCGTTGCGAAAGGCCCTGCACAACGATATCCCTGCTCTGATCACCGAAGGACTGCGCGATTGCCAGATTGACGCGATCACGAATCTGGAAAAGTCCTTCGCCTTGGCTAAGCCCAAGGCTCTGGTGCAAATGGCGACCGGATCCGGCAAAACCTTTACGGCCATCACCTCGGTGTACCGGTTGCTTAAACATGCCAAGGCTGACCGTGTCCTGTTTCTCGTCGATACGAAAAACCTGGGCGAGCAGGCCGAAGGCGAGTTCCGCAAGTACCAGCCCCAGGACGATAACCGCCTCTTCCCCGAGCTCTACGGGGTAACCCGCCTGACGAGTTCCTACATCCCGCCCGACAGCCAGGTGTACATCTGCACGATCCAGCGCCTGTACAGCATCCTGCGGGGTACGGAACTGGACGAAAGCGCGGAACAGGATAACCCCAACGAGTTTTCCAATAACGGCGAGCAACACCAGGTGGTGTACAACCCGAAACTGCCGGTGGAGTTCTTCGATTTCATCTTCATCGATGAATGCCACCGCAGCATTTACAACGTCTGGAAACAGGTGCTCGATTATTTCGACGCTCTGCAGGTGGGACTGACCGCTACGCCCGACAACCGCACCTTCGGCTATTTCAATCAGAACGTGGTGTCCGATTACGGCTACGAGAAGGCCGTGATCGACGGCGTGCTGGTCCCGTACAATGTATATACCATCGAAACCCACATCACGAAGCATGGCGCAGCCATCCAGATGGGTGAACGGGTGGACAAGCGGGAGCGGCTCACGCGCAAGAAGTTCTGGGAGACGGTGGACGAGGATGTGGAATACAGCGGCAAGCAACTCGACAAGGACATTGTGAACCCGAGCACGATCCGGACCATCATCCGCGAGGTGAAGGAACAACTCAAGCACATGTTCCCCGATCGGTTCGATGCGGAAGGCCAGTTCGAAGTACCCAAGACGCTTATCTTTGCCAAGACCGACAGTCACGCGGAAGACATCATCGAGATCGTGCGGGAGGAGTTCAACGAAGGCAATGATTTCTGCAAAAAGATCACCTACCAGAGTAAGGAGGACCCCAAGACCATCCTCAACAGTTTCCGGAACAGCTATTACCCGCGTATTGCAGTCACCGTGGACATGATCGCCACCGGTACCGACATCCGCCCCCTCGAAGTGCTCCTTTTCATGCGCGACGTGAAAAGCCGCAGCTATTACGAGCAGATGAAAGGCCGGGGCACCCGCACCTGTTCCGTGGAAGAACTGCGTAAAACCGGTACGCCCAGCGCCCGCTTTTCCAAGGATCATTTCGTGATCATCGACGCTATCGGGGTTGAGCAGTCGCAGAAGACCGACAGCCGGCCGCTCGAAAAAGCGCCGGGCATGTCGTTGAAAGAAGTACTTGAGCGTATTGCCGTGGGCGACCGCTCCGAAGAGATGATGACCACCCTGGCCAACCGCCTGCTGCGGCTGGACAAGCAGATCAACGAGCACGAAAAAGAACAGTTCGTGCAAAAAGCGGAAGGTAAGAGCATCCAACAGGTGGTGCGGATGTTGTTGACCGCCCACGACCCGGATGTCCGGGATGACATTCGCGTGGCGGTGAACAAGGAGATGAAAGGACAGGCGCCGATCGCGATCGACAAAGAGATCAAAAAGCGGGAGCAAAAGCTGTTGGAAGAATCGGTGCAATGTTTTCACAACCCCGACCTGCGCGAATACATCGTGGATGTGCGGCGGAAATACGACCAGATCATCGACGTGATCAACCTCGACTCGGTGACCAAAAGCGGTTGGGTGAAAGACCAGAAGTCCCATGCGGAAGAGCTGGTGAATCATTTCAAGGTCTGGATCGAGGAGCACAAGAACGAGATCACAGCCCTGCAGATCTTTTACAGCCAGCCCTACCGGCGGCGCGAGCTCACCTACCAGATGATCCGGGAGCTCAGCGAACGGATCCTGCTGGAACGACCGCTCCTGGCCCCGATGAAAGTATGGAAGGCCTACGCCGAGTTGGAGCAAGCCGAAGGTTCCCCGAAGAACGAACTCGTAGCCCTCGTCTCGCTCATCCGCCGCGTGGCCGGGATCGACCAGACGCTGACCAGCTACGACAAGACCGTGGACAAGAACTTCGCCGACTGGGTCTGGAAACGCCAGGCCGGGGCCGGCATGAAGTTCACCGACGAACACATGCACTGGCTGCGCATGATCAAGGACCACATCGCCGGCAGCATCCACCTGGATGCCGACGACCTCGACTACACCCCCTTCGACGCCCTCGGTGGCCGGGGCAAAATGTGGCAGCTCTTCGGGGCAGAGACGGAGAACATTATTGTTGAACTGAATGAAGTGTTGGCGGCATGA